One part of the Cyclobacteriaceae bacterium genome encodes these proteins:
- a CDS encoding polyphosphate kinase 2 family protein, which yields MLSDEKLISVKKLYAKPGKKISLKDFDTKYTGKQLNRKEAEQLLETGRKHLAEIQDKLYAHNQYSVLIIFQAMDAAGKDGAVKHIMSGFNPLGVKVYSFKAPNSHELDHDFFWRHNLALPARGEIAIHNRSHYENVLVTKVHPEWILNENIPGIDSIKDISKAFWEMRYKQITRFEKNLAENGTIILKFFLHVSKKEQKKRFLERIDDPSKNWKFSLSDLKERAYWDDYQKVYEEAISETSKEHAPWFIIPADDKWYARLAIAAIIYREFGKLKLSYPTVTDSQKAELQKARLHLMAENGNEKDKSQKKSKKVRLVTPD from the coding sequence ATGTTATCCGATGAAAAACTTATAAGCGTGAAGAAGCTTTACGCAAAGCCTGGTAAGAAAATAAGCCTGAAAGACTTTGATACTAAATACACGGGCAAGCAACTCAACCGTAAGGAAGCCGAACAGTTGCTGGAAACCGGCCGAAAGCATTTGGCCGAAATACAGGATAAACTATATGCCCACAACCAGTACAGTGTGCTTATTATTTTCCAGGCTATGGATGCTGCCGGTAAAGATGGTGCAGTAAAGCACATCATGTCGGGGTTTAACCCATTGGGGGTAAAGGTGTATAGTTTTAAAGCGCCTAATTCGCATGAGTTGGATCATGATTTTTTCTGGCGTCACAACCTGGCTTTGCCAGCACGTGGAGAGATCGCTATTCATAATCGTTCACACTATGAAAATGTGCTTGTAACGAAAGTCCATCCGGAATGGATACTGAACGAAAATATTCCGGGTATTGATTCAATAAAGGATATCAGCAAAGCATTTTGGGAAATGCGCTACAAACAAATTACCCGCTTCGAAAAAAACCTGGCGGAAAACGGAACCATCATTCTTAAATTCTTTTTGCATGTTTCTAAAAAGGAACAGAAAAAGCGTTTCCTTGAACGGATAGATGACCCATCAAAGAACTGGAAGTTTTCCTTATCTGACTTAAAGGAAAGAGCGTATTGGGATGACTATCAGAAGGTATATGAGGAGGCCATCTCGGAGACATCCAAAGAGCATGCTCCCTGGTTTATTATTCCTGCTGATGATAAATGGTATGCCCGTTTAGCCATTGCCGCAATTATTTACCGCGAGTTTGGAAAGTTAAAGTTGAGTTATCCAACCGTTACGGATTCTCAAAAAGCTGAACTCCAGAAGGCCAGGCTTCATTTGATGGCGGAGAACGGAAATGAAAAAGATAAATCCCAAAAGAAGAGTAAAAAGGTTAGGCTTGTAACCCCTGATTAA
- a CDS encoding tryptophan 2,3-dioxygenase: MEEPKVNPELAEQLKKLQEKYAVMGQDLSSYLDGLLYSDYLTYWDYIHLDTLLSLQNPKTSFPDEHIFIIYHQITELYFRLIILELEQITAKENPDEKFFSERLDRVNRYFGHLENSFDIMVKGMEREQFLKFRMSLLPASGFQSAQYRIIELYATDFINLVAEKDRVSIRDGGNIDDVLPNLYWRSGATELATGKKTLTLQQFEKKYLHQFRALGISLATKNLYQLYKKHFSGNQTIIERLRAFDTLANVLWPLAHMKSAAHYLEKDPEDIKATGGTNWQKYLPPRFQKVIFFPELWSDQEKAEWGKAAFIRK, encoded by the coding sequence ATGGAGGAACCTAAGGTTAACCCTGAATTAGCGGAACAACTCAAGAAATTACAGGAAAAATATGCTGTAATGGGGCAGGATTTATCGTCCTACCTGGATGGCCTGCTCTACTCGGATTACCTCACCTACTGGGACTACATCCACCTGGACACCTTGCTTAGTTTGCAGAACCCGAAAACCAGTTTTCCGGATGAACATATTTTCATCATCTACCACCAGATAACGGAGCTTTATTTCCGGTTGATCATACTGGAACTCGAACAAATTACCGCAAAGGAAAATCCTGATGAAAAGTTTTTTAGTGAACGGCTTGATCGGGTGAACCGTTACTTTGGCCATCTCGAGAATTCATTTGATATCATGGTGAAAGGAATGGAGCGCGAACAGTTTTTAAAATTTCGCATGTCGCTTTTACCGGCCAGCGGTTTTCAATCGGCACAGTATAGGATTATTGAATTGTATGCTACGGATTTCATAAACCTGGTGGCGGAGAAGGATCGTGTATCAATTCGGGATGGAGGAAATATAGATGATGTGTTACCGAATTTATATTGGCGCAGTGGTGCTACCGAATTGGCTACCGGAAAGAAAACCTTAACGCTGCAGCAGTTTGAAAAAAAATACCTTCATCAGTTTCGCGCTCTCGGGATTTCACTGGCCACAAAAAACCTTTATCAACTGTATAAGAAACATTTCTCGGGCAATCAAACGATCATTGAACGCCTTCGGGCGTTCGATACCCTGGCCAATGTGCTCTGGCCCCTGGCGCATATGAAATCCGCAGCGCACTACCTGGAGAAAGATCCGGAAGATATAAAAGCCACTGGCGGCACCAATTGGCAGAAGTACCTTCCGCCACGTTTTCAAAAGGTTATTTTCTTTCCGGAGTTATGGTCAGATCAGGAGAAGGCCGAATGGGGCAAAGCTGCCTTTATCCGTAAATAG
- a CDS encoding CoA-binding protein translates to MKTVIIGATPNPSRYAFIAAGMLTEYGHEIVPVGIKKGEVFGKPILNMREQPEISDVDTITLYIGPDHQPEWYNYLIGLKPRRIIFNPGTENREFEQLAIKNGIEPIEACTLVMLRTGQY, encoded by the coding sequence ATGAAAACGGTAATTATCGGGGCAACCCCAAATCCATCGCGCTATGCTTTTATAGCGGCCGGTATGCTCACGGAATATGGGCACGAAATCGTACCTGTTGGAATTAAGAAAGGAGAGGTTTTCGGGAAGCCTATTTTAAATATGCGGGAGCAGCCGGAGATTAGTGATGTTGATACCATTACGCTTTACATTGGGCCGGATCATCAACCCGAATGGTATAATTACCTCATCGGCTTAAAGCCAAGGCGAATTATTTTCAACCCAGGCACTGAAAATCGTGAGTTTGAACAATTGGCTATCAAGAATGGTATAGAACCCATTGAAGCCTGCACCCTGGTTATGCTGCGTACAGGCCAATATTAA
- a CDS encoding FAD-binding protein: protein MPAKEIILSPEEAFDEQRFIPALYEKLGMKKDGELWVRPLKRSIDARGKKVVVRVLCETIKASEKRPLITYSKRFAAVEKARRVLIVGSGPAGLFAALRLLELGAKPILLERGFDVKTRRRDIAAINKHHIVNPNSNYCFGEGGAGTYSDGKLYTRSKKRGDVNRILEILVAHGAKEEILFDAHPHIGTNKLPMLIEEIRKSILEAGGEIHFNSCVNDFIIKEGCIKGVKLSDGTSIEGEALILATGHSARDIFELLYFKGILIEQKPFALGLRVEHMQQLIDRIQYHCPVERGPYLPASSYSLVHQASVNGQQRGVFSFCMCPGGFIVPSATAPGEVVVNGMSPSRRDSRYSNSGIVVSVNERDFIPFNRFGPLAGMHFQAAIERQACILAGNTQTAPAQRLVDFVEGKVSTTLLETSYQPGLTSVDLREVLPDFITEALQQGFRNFGSKMRGYLTNEAQVVGVESRTSSPVRIPRDGETLEHPHVQGLFPCGEGAGYAGGIVSAAMDGERSAEAVARKLKLN, encoded by the coding sequence ATGCCTGCCAAAGAGATTATACTTTCGCCCGAAGAGGCTTTTGATGAACAACGCTTTATTCCTGCGTTGTATGAAAAACTCGGAATGAAGAAGGATGGTGAGTTGTGGGTGCGCCCGTTAAAGCGCTCCATTGATGCCAGGGGCAAAAAAGTTGTGGTACGCGTACTCTGCGAAACCATAAAGGCCTCTGAAAAACGTCCGCTGATAACATATTCAAAAAGATTTGCTGCTGTTGAAAAAGCCAGGCGCGTATTGATTGTTGGGTCAGGGCCAGCCGGATTGTTTGCTGCCCTCCGTTTACTTGAATTGGGCGCAAAGCCTATACTACTGGAGCGCGGATTTGATGTAAAAACCAGGCGCAGGGATATTGCCGCCATTAATAAACATCATATTGTTAATCCCAATTCAAATTATTGTTTTGGTGAGGGGGGTGCCGGTACGTATTCTGATGGGAAGCTATACACACGATCGAAGAAACGCGGTGATGTTAACCGCATTTTGGAAATACTGGTGGCACACGGTGCGAAAGAAGAAATTCTTTTTGATGCCCACCCGCACATCGGAACAAATAAACTCCCTATGCTTATTGAAGAGATCAGGAAGAGCATTCTCGAAGCCGGAGGTGAAATTCATTTTAACTCTTGTGTAAATGATTTTATAATCAAAGAAGGGTGCATTAAGGGAGTTAAATTGAGTGACGGAACCAGTATAGAAGGCGAGGCCCTTATCCTTGCCACCGGCCATTCTGCCCGTGATATTTTTGAGTTGCTTTATTTCAAGGGTATACTCATTGAACAAAAACCTTTTGCTTTGGGCCTTCGGGTAGAGCATATGCAGCAACTGATCGATCGGATCCAATACCATTGCCCGGTTGAACGCGGACCGTACCTACCAGCCTCATCCTATTCGCTGGTGCATCAGGCCAGCGTTAACGGTCAACAGCGCGGTGTGTTTTCATTTTGCATGTGCCCTGGCGGATTTATTGTTCCGTCCGCTACTGCTCCCGGTGAGGTTGTCGTCAATGGTATGAGCCCATCCCGAAGGGATTCCCGATATTCAAACTCGGGCATAGTGGTTTCGGTGAACGAGCGGGACTTTATTCCCTTTAACCGGTTTGGCCCATTGGCAGGTATGCATTTTCAGGCAGCCATTGAACGGCAAGCGTGTATCCTTGCCGGTAATACCCAAACCGCCCCGGCCCAACGTTTGGTAGATTTTGTGGAAGGAAAAGTTTCAACAACCCTTTTGGAAACTTCCTACCAGCCTGGACTTACATCCGTTGACTTACGAGAGGTCTTGCCTGATTTTATTACAGAAGCCTTGCAGCAGGGTTTCCGGAACTTTGGTAGTAAAATGCGCGGTTACCTGACCAACGAGGCACAAGTGGTGGGTGTGGAAAGCCGAACATCGTCACCGGTGCGCATACCGCGCGATGGTGAAACCCTGGAGCACCCACACGTACAAGGTTTGTTTCCGTGTGGCGAGGGGGCAGGCTATGCAGGAGGTATTGTTTCTGCAGCCATGGATGGCGAACGTAGTGCTGAGGCGGTGGCCAGAAAATTAAAATTGAACTGA
- the gyrB gene encoding DNA topoisomerase (ATP-hydrolyzing) subunit B: MTEKKKKGADDYSASNIQVLEGLEAVRKRPAMYIGDVSTKGLHHLIWEVVDNSIDEALAGYCDEIRVTVNEDNSVLVEDNGRGIPTDMHAKEKRSALEVVMTVLHAGGKFDKNTYKVSGGLHGVGVSCVNALSEVMKATVYRDGKIWEQEYRRGVPQYPVKVVGESDRSGTSVKFLPDKEIFIVTEYNYVTIASRLRELAFLNPGIQIFLTDLREKDEEGNPRTDKFYSDGGLREFVAYIDSTREKLIPEPIYIENDKGSIPVQVALSYNTSFSENLVSYVNNINTHEGGTHVAGFRRALTRTLKNYADKSGLLDKVKIEINGDDFREGLTAVISVKVAEPQFEGQTKTKLGNSDAMGAVDQSVGEVLQYYLEEHPREAKLIVSKVILAAQARHAARKAREMVQRKNVLTGTGLPGKLADCSSTDPGICELYLVEGDSAGGSAKQGRDRNFQAILPLRGKILNVEKAQEHKIYDNEEIKNIITALGVSFGTAEDGKALNLSKLRYHKVIIMTDADVDGSHIRTLILTFFFRYMRELIENGYVYIALPPLYLVKKGKEERYCWTEEERDALVKELGGGKDDSVNLQRYKGLGEMNPEQLWSTTMDPARRTLKQVSIESAAEADHLFSMLMGDEVAPRRDFIEKNAKYARIDI; encoded by the coding sequence ATGACGGAAAAAAAGAAGAAAGGCGCGGATGACTATTCGGCCAGTAATATTCAGGTTTTAGAAGGATTGGAGGCAGTTCGTAAACGACCTGCCATGTACATCGGTGATGTAAGCACCAAAGGACTTCACCACCTCATCTGGGAAGTGGTGGATAACTCCATTGATGAGGCATTGGCAGGTTATTGCGATGAGATACGGGTAACCGTAAATGAGGATAATTCGGTGTTGGTTGAAGATAATGGCAGGGGTATACCTACCGACATGCACGCCAAAGAAAAACGTTCGGCCCTGGAAGTGGTCATGACTGTTCTCCATGCCGGTGGCAAGTTCGATAAAAACACGTACAAGGTTTCGGGGGGGCTTCACGGTGTGGGGGTTTCCTGTGTTAACGCCCTATCGGAAGTTATGAAGGCCACCGTTTACCGCGATGGTAAAATCTGGGAGCAGGAATACCGCAGGGGCGTGCCCCAATACCCGGTTAAAGTGGTAGGCGAATCGGACCGCAGCGGAACTTCTGTAAAATTCCTTCCCGACAAAGAGATTTTTATTGTAACCGAATATAACTACGTAACCATTGCCTCGCGTTTACGCGAACTGGCCTTCTTAAATCCGGGTATTCAAATTTTCCTTACCGACTTACGCGAGAAGGATGAAGAAGGAAACCCGCGCACCGATAAATTTTATTCTGATGGCGGATTGCGTGAGTTTGTTGCTTACATTGATTCTACCCGTGAAAAGCTAATACCCGAACCAATTTATATTGAAAATGACAAGGGATCAATTCCGGTGCAGGTTGCGCTTAGCTACAATACCTCGTTTAGTGAAAACCTGGTTTCGTATGTCAATAACATCAATACACACGAAGGGGGAACGCACGTAGCAGGTTTTCGCAGGGCGCTTACGCGTACCTTGAAAAATTATGCTGATAAATCAGGCCTGTTGGATAAAGTCAAGATCGAGATCAACGGTGATGATTTTCGCGAAGGGCTAACTGCAGTTATTTCTGTAAAAGTAGCCGAACCTCAGTTTGAAGGGCAAACCAAAACCAAACTGGGCAACTCCGATGCGATGGGAGCAGTTGATCAATCGGTAGGGGAAGTGTTGCAATATTACCTGGAAGAACATCCGCGCGAAGCAAAGCTGATTGTCAGCAAGGTTATCCTGGCGGCCCAGGCGCGCCACGCAGCCCGTAAAGCGCGCGAAATGGTGCAACGCAAAAACGTTTTGACCGGTACCGGGTTGCCCGGCAAATTGGCCGACTGCTCAAGCACCGACCCGGGCATATGTGAACTTTACCTGGTGGAGGGTGATTCAGCCGGTGGATCAGCCAAGCAGGGGCGAGACCGTAACTTTCAGGCTATACTTCCGCTCAGGGGAAAAATATTGAACGTTGAAAAGGCGCAGGAGCATAAAATATACGACAACGAAGAGATCAAGAATATCATTACAGCATTGGGTGTTTCTTTCGGTACTGCCGAAGATGGAAAGGCGCTTAACCTGTCAAAACTCCGTTACCACAAAGTAATCATCATGACGGATGCCGATGTAGATGGTAGCCATATCCGCACATTAATCCTGACATTCTTTTTCAGGTATATGCGTGAGTTGATTGAGAATGGGTATGTATACATTGCCTTGCCTCCATTATACCTGGTGAAGAAGGGTAAAGAAGAACGCTATTGCTGGACTGAGGAAGAACGCGATGCCCTGGTAAAGGAACTGGGCGGAGGGAAGGATGATTCCGTTAACCTGCAGCGCTACAAGGGATTGGGAGAAATGAACCCCGAACAATTATGGTCCACTACCATGGATCCGGCCCGAAGAACGCTTAAGCAGGTAAGCATTGAATCGGCTGCCGAAGCCGACCACTTGTTCTCGATGCTAATGGGCGATGAAGTTGCCCCCCGCAGGGACTTTATTGAGAAAAACGCCAAGTACGCGCGAATCGATATTTAA